A region of Dioscorea cayenensis subsp. rotundata cultivar TDr96_F1 chromosome 5, TDr96_F1_v2_PseudoChromosome.rev07_lg8_w22 25.fasta, whole genome shotgun sequence DNA encodes the following proteins:
- the LOC120261553 gene encoding uncharacterized protein LOC120261553: MLGYLIKTVLVLLVGYVYPAFKCFKVLERNNEGIQGLSFWCKYWIIVALATVLEKFNEIISLRFPMLAELKPLFLMFLWHRRTQGAEIIYERLLRPWIVINEAEIEDKLERIISGELLLFYIKNFTSIGQSRFLEPIRHFISNSQSNTRNQTISPPETYISLLFFQSSQTNKLTTNLSKPTLFSSKESDKELGGKMLGEFINRVLVLLLGYAYPAFECFKVVERNNGSGIQELRFWCKYWIIVAIVTVLEKFTDIIASGFPMYAELKLAFFIFLWYPKTQGTVFVYETLLRPWIVKHEPQIEEKLEKIRSKSGELLMFYIKNFTSKGQSMVLEVIHYIISHAQSKTQNKPVSPTEIVRPEPSAPPLPDSIRRSWDYDPSTSQVYPFWGDDEDRHLKRT; this comes from the exons ATGTTGGGATATCTCATAAAAACTGTTCTTGT GTTGTTAGTTGGATATGTTTATCCAGCCTTTAAATGTTTCAAGGTCCTAGAGAGGAATAATGAAGGGATTCAAGGACTTAGTTTTTGGTGCAAATATTG GATTATAGTTGCACTTGCTACAGTCTTGGAAAAATTCAATGAGATCATTTCTctaag GTTCCCAATGCTTGCTGAGCTTAAACCGTTATTTTTAATGTTCCTATGGCACCGCAGAACTCAG ggAGCCGAGATTATTTATGAGAGATTATTGAGACCGTGGATTGTGATAAATGAGGCAGAAATCGAAGATAAATTGGAGAGAATTATATCAGGGGAACTTTTGTTGTTCTACATTAAGAATTTTACAAGCATAGGCCAATCTAGGTTCCTTGAACCAATCCgtcattttatttctaattcaCAATCAAACACTCGTAATCAAACAATTTCACCACCAGAG ACATACATTTCCCTTCTCTTCTTTCAAAGCTCTCAAACCAACAAACTCACAACCAATCTCTCAAAGCCAACTCTCTTCTCTTCCAAG GAAAGTGATAAAGAGTTGGGAGGAAAAATGTTGGGAGAATTCATAAACAGAGTCCttgt GTTGTTGCTTGGATATGCTTATCCAGCTTTTGAATGTTTCAAGGTGGTAGAGAGGAACAATGGATCAGGGATTCAAGAACTTAGGTTTTGGTGCAAATATTG GATTATAGTTGCAATTGTTACGGTTCTGGAGAAATTCACTGACATCATTGCTtcagg GTTTCCAATGTATGCTGAGCTTAAACTGGCATTTTTCATCTTCTTATGGTACCCAAAAACTCag GGAACTGTGTTTGTTTATGAGACATTATTGAGACCATGGATTGTGAAACATGAGCCACAGATTGAagagaaattagagaaaattagGTCAAAATCTGGGGAacttttgatgttttatatCAAGAATTTTACAAGCAAAGGTCAGTCTATGGTCCTTGAAGTAATCCATTACATCATTTCTCATGCCCAGTCAAAGACACAGAATAAACCAGTATCACCAACAGAG ATCGTACGGCCAGAACCATCAGCACCACCGCTACCGGATTCGATCAGACGGTCTTGGGACTACGACCCATCCACATCCCAAGTCTACCCTTTCTGGGGCGACGACGAAGACCGACACTTGAAGCGCACGTGA
- the LOC120259935 gene encoding transcription factor E2FB-like has protein sequence MSGGRGSGNRGSLTQIAQSMSRRTPFRPPFGNIDDYHRFSGGDERRLAAGEVESDTIVIKTPLKRKPEVEDTEVAESSEWTHSPGYAETNNNPMLTPVSGKGGRICGRSKVSKYSKSGPQTPISDAGSPAGNPLTPVGTCRYDSSLGLLTKKFISLLKQAPDGILDLNNAAETIEVQKRRIYDITNVLEGIGLIEKKLKNRIRWKGLDDVRPGHAHDDVSILQGQVENLSLEERSLDDRISEMRERVRELCEDENNQKWLFVTEDDIKGLPCFQNETLIAIKAPHGTTLEVPDPDEAGDYPRRRYRIVLRSSMGPIDVYLVSQFEEKFEEMSAVETPRSVPPASNSASAEKSVAPMVTEDIRGNEAEEHAHDAQMMCTNGSASDDYNGGIMKIVPSDVDTDADYWLLSDAGVSITDMWKTAPEVPWDGMGRLQSEDFMDGSVSTPRAGTSSSGVVEVPSCMQNTSTSETLR, from the exons ATGTCTGGTGGTCGGGGAAGTGGGAATCGGGGGTCGCTGACGCAGATCGCGCAGTCGATGAGCCGCCGCACGCCGTTCCGGCCGCCATTTGGGAATATCGATGACTATCATCGGTTCTCCGGCGGGGATGAGCGGCGGTTAGCTGCTGGGGAGGTGGAGTCGGATACCATCGTTATTAAGACGCCT TTGAAGCGAAAGCCTGAAGTGGAAGACACTGAAGTAGCGGAATCAAGTGAATGGACGCATAGTCCTGGATATGCTGAAacaaacaataatccaatgcTCACACCAGTTTCAGGCAAGGGAGGTAGGATTTGTGGCAGGTCCAAGGTTTCAAAGTATAGTAAATCTGGGCCCCAAACTCCCATTTCTGATGCAG GTTCTCCTGCCGGCAATCCTCTAACCCCGGTTGGCACGTGCCGTTATGACAGTTCTCTAG GGCTATTGACGAAAAAATTCATCAGTTTGCTTAAACAAGCACCGGATGGTATTCTTGATTTGAATAATGCAGCAGAAACTATAGAG GTGCAGAAGAGACGGATATATGACATTACAAATGTTTTGGAAGGAATTGGACTAATTGAAAAGAAACTCAAGAATAGAATACGTTGGAA GGGTCTTGATGATGTGAGACCAGGTCATGCACATGATGATGTTTCAATATTACAG GGACAGGTTGAAAATCTTTCACTGGAAGAGCGTAGCTTAGATGATCGTATAAG TGAAATGAGAGAGCGAGTAAGAGAGCTCTGTGAAGATGAAAATAACCAAAA ATGGCTTTTCGTGACTGAAGATGACATAAAGGGTTTACCCTGCTTTCAG AATGAAACCTTGATAGCCATTAAAGCACCCCATGGCACTACCTTGGAAGTTCCAGACCCTGATGAG GCCGGTGACTATCCCCGTAGGAGATATAGGATTGTCCTTAGAAGTAGCATGGGTCCAATAGATGTCTATCTTGTGAG TCAATTTGAGGAAAAGTTTGAGGAGATGAGTGCCGTTGAGACGCCTCGAAGTGTACCGCCTGCATCAAATTCAGCATCTGCGGAGAAGTCAGTAGCACCTATGGTCACGGAAGACATCAGAGGGAATGAAGCAGAAGAACATGCCCATGACGCTCAGATGATGTGCACTAATGGTAGTGCTTCCGATGACTACAATGGTGGTATCATGAAAATTGTTCCTTCAGATGTCGAT ACTGATGCCGACTACTGGCTTTTATCAGATGCTGGAGTTAGCATTACAGATATGTGGAAGACTGCAC CGGAGGTCCCATGGGATGGAATGGGCAGACTTCAATCAGAGGATTTCATGGACGGCAGTGTTAGCACGCCTCGGGCAGGAACTTCATCATCAGGTGTTGTTGAAGTCCCATCTTGCATGCAGAACACTAGCACCAGTGAAACATTAAGATAG
- the LOC120262240 gene encoding proline-rich receptor-like protein kinase PERK12: MTDPDSLPSPSSAPPNASWSLKPRRSLPSRRPSFQRRPSSSAAPPSLELPSGSSSGYVSFRDLILPPPSSPSPSIHSPTTDEIELPISNPLVKHAAKAYLQPTPSPSLSGRRRHRPLCSCFDFIALLFRPHHHDL, from the coding sequence ATGACGGATCCGGATTCGCTACCGAGCCCGTCGTCCGCCCCGCCAAACGCGTCCTGGAGCTTAAAACCACGCCGTTCTCTCCCATCCCGGCGTCCGTCCTTCCAGCGCCGTCCATCCTCCTCCGCCGCACCACCTTCTCTCGAGCTTCCCTCCGGCTCCAGCTCCGGCTACGTTAGCTTCCGTGACCTCATCCTGCCTCCGCCGTCGTCCCCTTCTCCGTCAATCCACTCCCCCACCACCGACGAGATCGAGCTCCCCATCTCCAACCCTCTCGTGAAACACGCCGCCAAAGCTTACCTCCAGCCCACTCCTTCTCCATCTCTCTCCGGCCGCCGCCGCCACCGCCCTCTCTGCTCTTGTTTTGACTTCATCGCCCTCCTTTTCCGGCCCCATCACCACGATCTCTGA